A region of the Lachancea thermotolerans CBS 6340 chromosome E complete sequence genome:
TCCCACGTATGTTCTGATTTTTGGTCGTAGACGCTTCGAGAGTGCTTCACTGCTTTGTCAAGAGACTCAAGTTCCTCTAACTTTTCTGCTCTGGAGAATACAGCACCATCGACCTCAAAGCTCTCCTTTCGTGACGACTTTGTGCTGACGTCGAGCGCCATCTTGGTCTGCGATATCTCGAGTTTGGCTGCCTCAATACGCTGGTTTAGCATGTCAATCTCGCGACTCATTTTCGTGATGATCTGGTTCCTGAAGCACCAGTAAATATTGGTATTGCCACACTTTTCCACTGATATTATACCGTCTTCATCGATCATTTGTTGTATAAGATCTTTGACGAGCATAGATGCGACGCCACTGCATTTCTTGGGTAtgagcttttccagttcTTTGATGTTATACACAGAGTGCTCACATTGGAAGAACTCCAGAATGCTGGactttttttgagccaatGAGATCGTTGTTCTCTTGGGCGGCTAGCATTGAGTTAGCAAGGGAAAGGTTGCTTGAAAGTGCGGTCCTTCGGCTTGGTTTCGCACTTAAAGGGTGTCATTAGGCTATGTACCATCTGGTGAAACGTGCTGATACGAAGCTCGTGCTCAAGATTTATTGTATATATGTTCCCACATAAAAGTGTGTTTCAAGGGACAATGTTGAAAGTCATGAAGTAGGACATCAACACTAAAATTTAAACAGACAAACAGTGCATACAAAACATGAACAGTGGCTATCATCCTTCTCAGCGACtttgaatcaaaaaatCTACTAGACTCAAGGAGGCTCTGGAGTTCTACCATTAATGCGACAAAGTTGAACTGCCTCCTCCGCTTCCGACCTTGTCAACGAGAGTCTAGCCTCATGTCGCTATGTTGTCAGGCGAACAACAGGGCATACAGGCACTGATGGCATAGGAGCTGCTCTGCTACGAGGCTTGAGGACAAGCAATAAACCGCGGCAGGCCTCTTGCCGTTTCACAACTATAGAAAGCTACACAACAGCGTCCGCTATTATTGGGTTTCCAGCCCTGAATTGAGGGCCCTGGCGGTCCAATCATGCGACTTGTGGCTCTATTTTCGCAAACGGCACCCTTCCTTAGACATGTCGTACTCGCTTCACAAGCGCGGTGACGCTCTCAACTCCACCCAAGAAACTAAGCAGACGCTAGCACAAGGCGGATAAAGGCCTTTGAGAGGCCACGGCGGCATGGGCGGCAACGGTTGCTCGTACACCTTTAGAAACTTCGTTTCTGCTAAAAATCAGGTGCTCTTTTAGATATCGACTTAGAATGCTTTAAATGACAAAGTTTAAGGTTTTGCTTGAGGAAACATTCGAAACCAAGGACTAAGGGCAGCGAGCACTATGCGCTACAAGGGTTCCAAGGCCGCAGAGCGCGAGCTAAGAAGCATTTTGAACTCATCAGAAAACGGAAACAAATGCGGTGAGTGTGGGAGCACATACCCAACGTGGTGTTCGATAAACTTGGGTGTTTTCCTGTGTGGACGGTGTGCGTCCGTTCACCGAAAGATACTAGGACACCGCGACGATAATGTTTACTCTGACGTCAGGTCCTTGACGATGGACCGATGGTCCACGTCGGACCTGGATGACATCTCAGAAAGCGGGGGAAATAGGCGAAACAAAGCTGTGTGGAACCCCCAAGGCGTGCCATTCCCCTTTGACGGTGACGAAGACAAGGGCGCAGTGGAGAGCTACATAAGGGAGAAGTACGTGCTGCAAAAGTTTAGAAACGACCGCGACAGGCCTGTGAACTTCGATTCACGGACGTCGAGATCCTCTTCGAGGCCCACAACCTCGCGCGGTGGCTCTAGCAGGGGCTCGTTTAGCGAACGGCCATCAACCAGTTCCAGCGCCCCAGTCGCCAGCAACCCGCCCCTTCCAAGACGGCCTGTGACGAATGTAGGACCCCGGCCCGCTATTTTCGACGGCTCCGATAGCGCAATGAGCGTCCCTGCAGCGGGACTGCCCGCGCAGCCCGCGGTCTTCGATGGTTTCGTGCAGCAGTATGTGGACCCTGCCACTGGCATGGTTTATGTCGACCAACGGCAGTACGGGATGGctctgcagcagcagcagcagcaggaacAGCAGGCTCtacaacagcagcaacaacagcagcttcttctgcagcagcaacagcagcaacttctgcAACACCAACAATTTCAGGCGCAAGCCCAAAAGAACCAGCTTCTTTCCCTGTACCAACGGCCGGACCTGTACACAAGTGCTGTGGAGATATCGCCGTCTCACCCACAGTATCAAGAGCTAATGCAGATGCAACAGttacaacttcaacaacaacaacaactacaacagcagcagttgCAaatgcagcagcaacaaccaCAGCAGACATTTGCACAGGGTCAGCCTGGATTCTACTACTCTATGTGAAGGTCCTTCGCAGGTCAAAATGTACAAAGCCATCAACGCCCGGCCCGGCATTAGTACGGCTGTCATAACCTGTGATGTAACGGTAATACAGTGCGCTTCGAGGCATGTTGGCACTTGCGCGTTTGACTTAGCAGTGCTTTATATAACGAGATTCTACCCAGTAATTTTAGGCCTGAGGAAGGCACACACTGATGGCATAGAAGCTTTTAAAGTCTCGTAGATCAGTGTACCTCATCATCTTTGTCTTCCTTTCATGATGTATTTATGTACGGGATGTGGCGTCGCGGTAAAACTCAAGCTCATCGTGTTGATTCAGATAATAATCATCA
Encoded here:
- the GTS1 gene encoding Gts1p (some similarities with uniprot|P40956 Saccharomyces cerevisiae YGL181W GTS1 Contains a zinc- finger in the N-terminus and a long Gln-rich region in the C-terminus regulates ultradian rhythm cell size cell cycle lifespan sporulation heat tolerance and multidrug transport), which translates into the protein MRYKGSKAAERELRSILNSSENGNKCGECGSTYPTWCSINLGVFLCGRCASVHRKILGHRDDNVYSDVRSLTMDRWSTSDLDDISESGGNRRNKAVWNPQGVPFPFDGDEDKGAVESYIREKYVLQKFRNDRDRPVNFDSRTSRSSSRPTTSRGGSSRGSFSERPSTSSSAPVASNPPLPRRPVTNVGPRPAIFDGSDSAMSVPAAGLPAQPAVFDGFVQQYVDPATGMVYVDQRQYGMALQQQQQQEQQALQQQQQQQLLLQQQQQQLLQHQQFQAQAQKNQLLSLYQRPDLYTSAVEISPSHPQYQELMQMQQLQLQQQQQLQQQQLQMQQQQPQQTFAQGQPGFYYSM
- the MND1 gene encoding Mnd1p (similar to uniprot|P53102 Saccharomyces cerevisiae YGL183C MND1 Protein required for recombination and meiotic nuclear division); this translates as MPSVPPPKRTTISLAQKKSSILEFFQCEHSVYNIKELEKLIPKKCSGVASMLVKDLIQQMIDEDGIISVEKCGNTNIYWCFRNQIITKMSREIDMLNQRIEAAKLEISQTKMALDVSTKSSRKESFEVDGAVFSRAEKLEELESLDKAVKHSRSVYDQKSEHTWDQAKINAKTEALSAQVAKLDTVTDNIELIVSFLCRRFLMDKRSLQSELGIPEEFLEFTNMPQTSK